A single region of the Salvia miltiorrhiza cultivar Shanhuang (shh) chromosome 8, IMPLAD_Smil_shh, whole genome shotgun sequence genome encodes:
- the LOC130998536 gene encoding copper transporter 4-like, translating to MNSLFNSTTSHYLFKSKSSPIQITKIKTNSSNLILQLFTTPCPPRPRRLCRQAAHIHHHHPFHVAFYWCKEAQFLFPGWPDNKPGMYAVSLVFVFALAIFAEFLSNLNLVKPGSNRAAMVFFQTGFHAVRAGFSYLVMLAVMSYNGGVFIAAVLGHAIGYVMFGSGLRKGTKPN from the exons ATGAACTCTCTATTCAATAG TACAACTTCCCATTACTTATTTAAGTCCAaatcttcaccaattcaaaTCACCAAAATTAAAACcaattcatcaaatttgattttgcAGCTCTTCACAACACCATGTCCTCCGCGGCCCCGCCGCCTCTGCCGCCAGGCCGCCCAcatccaccaccaccacccgtTTCACGTGGCCTTTTACTGGTGCAAAGAGGCCCAGTTCCTGTTTCCGGGTTGGCCCGATAACAAGCCGGGCATGTATGCGGTGTCACTGGTTTTTGTATTCGCTTTGGCCATTTTCGCCGAGTTTTTGTCGAACCTCAATTTGGTCAAACCGGGTTCGAACCGGGCGGCGATGGTTTTCTTTCAGACCGGGTTCCATGCGGTTCGGGCCGGATTCTCGTATTTGGTGATGTTGGCCGTGATGTCGTACAATGGTGGCGTGTTTATTGCGGCCGTTTTGGGCCATGCGATTGGGTATGTTATGTTCGGAAGTGGGCTTAGAAAAGGAACTAAGCCCAATTGA